A section of the Gloeobacter violaceus PCC 7421 genome encodes:
- the yvcK gene encoding gluconeogenesis factor YvcK family protein, with amino-acid sequence MSALRVSKLTGQFGKWLYPGMRVKRWLGMVVIGTIFVSLGLAIWVDLRPIFYSSRFLWGLVQGLADLLPNDISGPLVLAVGLLCVVMGLRLTLSSITEVLVPEGQDNLVERLYQRRRLSRGPKIVAIGGGTGLSTLLRGLKRYSTNITAVVTVADDGGSSGRLRQEFGVLPPGDLRNCLAALADEEKLLTELFQYRFKLGEGLAGHSFGNLFLTAMAEITGDLEKGVEASSKVLAIRGRVLPATLDNMTLWADLEDGRHIEGESNISHAGGQIVRIGCTPVAPRALPQVAAAIREAELVIIGPGSLYTSIAPNLLVPEIAQALKASSAHKIYICNVMTQPGESDGYSVSDHVRALEVAAGGPFFEAVMVQKDTPTRNLDRYAKQQSQPVTVDRDNLALMGLQIVLANVMDEDHASGTIRHSSQRLGRALLHWYKRRQQNRQQRVS; translated from the coding sequence ATGAGCGCTTTGCGTGTGAGCAAGCTCACGGGCCAGTTCGGCAAATGGTTGTACCCCGGTATGCGCGTCAAGCGCTGGCTGGGCATGGTGGTGATCGGCACCATCTTTGTGAGTTTGGGGCTGGCGATCTGGGTGGATCTGCGGCCCATCTTCTACAGCAGCCGCTTTTTGTGGGGCTTGGTGCAGGGGCTCGCCGATCTGTTGCCCAACGACATCAGTGGTCCGCTCGTCCTGGCGGTCGGGCTGCTGTGCGTGGTGATGGGCCTCAGGCTCACCCTCAGTTCGATTACCGAGGTATTGGTGCCGGAGGGCCAGGACAACCTGGTCGAAAGACTCTACCAGCGCCGCCGCCTCAGCCGGGGACCGAAGATCGTGGCTATCGGCGGCGGCACGGGTCTTTCGACCCTTCTGCGCGGGCTGAAGCGCTACAGCACGAACATCACGGCGGTGGTCACCGTCGCCGACGACGGCGGCTCCAGCGGCAGGTTGCGCCAGGAATTCGGCGTGTTGCCGCCGGGAGATCTGCGCAATTGCCTGGCGGCTTTGGCCGACGAAGAAAAACTGCTCACCGAGCTATTCCAGTACCGCTTCAAGCTGGGCGAAGGTCTGGCGGGTCATTCCTTCGGCAATTTGTTTCTCACGGCGATGGCCGAAATTACCGGCGATCTCGAGAAGGGCGTCGAAGCGAGTTCGAAGGTCCTCGCCATCCGCGGCCGGGTGCTGCCCGCCACCCTCGACAACATGACCCTGTGGGCAGATCTGGAGGACGGCCGCCACATCGAGGGTGAATCGAACATCTCCCACGCGGGCGGTCAAATTGTCCGCATCGGCTGCACACCGGTCGCACCCCGCGCCCTGCCGCAGGTGGCGGCGGCGATTCGGGAGGCCGAGTTGGTGATCATTGGGCCGGGATCGCTCTACACCAGCATCGCGCCCAATTTGCTGGTGCCCGAAATTGCCCAGGCCCTCAAGGCGAGCAGTGCCCACAAGATCTATATCTGCAATGTGATGACCCAGCCCGGGGAGAGCGACGGCTATTCGGTAAGCGACCACGTGCGCGCCCTGGAAGTGGCGGCGGGGGGACCGTTTTTTGAGGCGGTGATGGTCCAGAAGGATACCCCGACCCGCAACCTCGATCGCTACGCCAAGCAGCAGTCGCAGCCGGTGACGGTCGACCGCGACAATCTGGCGCTGATGGGTTTGCAGATCGTGCTTGCCAATGTCATGGACGAGGATCACGCAAGCGGCACCATCCGCCACTCCTCCCAGCGCCTCGGCCGCGCTTTGTTGCACTGGTACAAGCGCCGCCAGCAAAACCGCCAGCAGCGCGTTTCGTAA
- the rapZ gene encoding RNase adapter RapZ has translation MTSFSAPGSPVDTVLLTSPAGAGRTEAIRIFEDLGYLCLNHVWPELVPTFLKHYAPIAPRLVLCLASRPEADAQAGLIAARVALRSLARTTVHVHLDCPEGVLLSRYALTRRPHPWFDHGKGLLAAIRAERTALEPVRALADEVVDTGPLELAQLRVHLGALVGGRPTELPVTVMSFGFKRGVPADAQFVLDIRFLPNPYYESALKPLTGLDVGVAEYVFASEQSQATYRSLLEFLRFLLHQYRQDRRSQLLIAIGCTGGQHRSVAFVERLSGDLAAEGFACRPSHRDLAVNRLQELSR, from the coding sequence ATGACTAGCTTCAGCGCGCCAGGTTCTCCTGTTGACACGGTTTTGCTCACCTCGCCCGCCGGAGCGGGGCGGACTGAGGCCATCCGCATTTTCGAAGATCTGGGCTATCTGTGCCTCAATCACGTCTGGCCCGAGCTGGTGCCGACATTTTTGAAGCATTACGCACCGATTGCCCCCCGGCTGGTGCTGTGTCTGGCCTCACGGCCGGAGGCGGATGCGCAGGCGGGGCTCATTGCCGCGCGCGTCGCCCTGCGTTCCCTTGCCCGCACGACGGTGCATGTGCATCTCGATTGCCCGGAAGGGGTGTTACTGAGCCGCTATGCCCTCACCCGGCGTCCTCACCCCTGGTTTGACCATGGCAAGGGTTTGCTCGCCGCCATCCGCGCCGAGCGGACCGCCCTCGAGCCGGTGCGCGCCTTGGCCGACGAAGTCGTCGATACCGGCCCGCTCGAGCTTGCCCAGTTGCGGGTGCATCTGGGGGCGCTTGTCGGTGGCCGGCCAACCGAGTTGCCGGTGACGGTGATGAGCTTCGGCTTCAAGCGCGGTGTGCCCGCCGACGCCCAGTTTGTGCTCGATATTCGCTTTTTACCCAATCCTTATTACGAGAGTGCTCTGAAGCCGCTCACCGGTCTCGATGTCGGGGTGGCAGAGTATGTATTCGCCTCGGAGCAGTCCCAGGCGACCTACCGGTCGCTGCTCGAATTTTTGCGCTTTTTGTTGCATCAGTACCGCCAGGACCGCAGGAGTCAGCTGTTGATTGCGATCGGTTGCACCGGCGGGCAGCACCGCTCGGTGGCCTTTGTCGAGCGCCTCAGCGGCGATCTGGCGGCAGAAGGTTTTGCCTGCCGCCCCTCCCACCGCGATCTGGCGGTCAATCGCCTGCAGGAGTTGAGTCGATGA
- the secD gene encoding protein translocase subunit SecD yields the protein MRQRTLLLLLVAVVIVGSILIVATRPTVLGLDLQGGSQLTLLAKPTDKVKTIDQEVMKGVAAVVEQRVNGLGVSEAVVQLKGSDQILVQLPGVKDPTQAERLLGDTAQLEFRKEAPNGEFEKTDLTGADLTNAFPQALQSGNGWEVALEFTGPGGEKFARITRELAGTGRRLGVFLDEKPISTPTVGVEFVDRGITGGKAVITGNFSAQEASELGIKLKAGALPVPVEIIENRTVSATLGADSVRQSLYTGIAGTLLVFIFMVAYYRLPGLIADMALIIYGLSTFAIFKLIPVTLTLPGIAGFILSIGMAVDANVLIFERTKEELRAGKQLFTAVEAGFSRAFTSIFDSHATSLISCAVLFWLGTGLVKGFALTLAIGLIVNLFTSVTCSRTFLLTILNFPALRKPALFGVSDVPAKAVRP from the coding sequence ATGCGTCAAAGAACTTTATTGCTGCTCCTGGTTGCGGTCGTCATCGTCGGCTCGATTTTGATCGTGGCCACCCGGCCGACGGTGCTGGGTCTCGACTTGCAGGGGGGTAGCCAGTTGACGCTGCTGGCCAAACCCACCGACAAAGTCAAAACGATCGACCAGGAAGTGATGAAAGGCGTCGCCGCCGTCGTCGAGCAGCGGGTCAACGGGCTCGGGGTCTCGGAGGCCGTCGTGCAGCTCAAAGGCAGCGACCAGATCCTGGTGCAGCTTCCCGGCGTCAAAGATCCCACCCAGGCCGAGCGGCTTCTGGGCGACACCGCCCAGCTCGAATTTCGCAAAGAAGCGCCCAACGGCGAATTCGAAAAGACCGATCTGACCGGCGCGGATCTGACCAACGCCTTTCCCCAGGCGCTGCAGAGCGGCAACGGCTGGGAGGTGGCCCTCGAATTTACCGGTCCTGGGGGCGAAAAATTTGCCCGCATCACCCGCGAACTAGCCGGCACCGGCCGCCGGCTCGGCGTGTTTCTCGACGAAAAACCGATCAGTACCCCGACGGTCGGGGTCGAATTTGTCGACCGGGGCATCACCGGCGGCAAGGCGGTGATTACCGGCAACTTCAGCGCCCAGGAGGCGAGCGAACTGGGCATCAAGCTCAAAGCCGGCGCCCTGCCGGTGCCCGTCGAAATTATCGAAAACCGGACGGTCAGCGCCACCCTCGGCGCCGACTCGGTGCGCCAGAGCCTCTACACCGGCATCGCGGGCACGCTCTTGGTGTTCATCTTCATGGTGGCCTACTACCGTCTGCCGGGACTGATCGCCGATATGGCTCTGATTATCTACGGGCTCTCCACCTTTGCCATCTTCAAGCTGATCCCGGTCACCCTCACCCTGCCGGGCATCGCCGGTTTCATCCTCTCCATCGGCATGGCCGTCGACGCCAACGTGCTGATCTTCGAGCGCACCAAAGAGGAGCTGCGCGCCGGCAAGCAGCTTTTTACCGCGGTCGAGGCCGGTTTCTCGCGAGCCTTCACAAGCATCTTCGATAGCCACGCCACTTCGCTCATCTCCTGTGCGGTGCTTTTCTGGCTGGGCACGGGGCTGGTCAAGGGCTTCGCCCTCACCCTGGCCATCGGCCTCATCGTCAATTTGTTCACTTCGGTCACCTGCTCGCGCACCTTTTTGCTGACGATCTTGAATTTTCCCGCGCTGCGCAAACCGGCGCTTTTCGGGGTTAGTGACGTTCCTGCCAAGGCGGTGCGCCCATGA
- a CDS encoding SRPBCC family protein, protein MERLESSAVVSRPIADVWAAHQDLGLLERVSLPYPMVEVLDKPPSYGLGSRFTVRLSLVPHLAAIDWQVEIVRFEPPERFVDRQVSGPFRFWEHTHAFSALTPDRTLVVESVLFEFNPLLDGPLLRPVLEGVFAWRTERLVEELGRPG, encoded by the coding sequence ATGGAACGCCTCGAAAGCAGTGCCGTCGTCAGTCGCCCGATTGCCGATGTCTGGGCCGCCCACCAGGATCTCGGACTGCTGGAGCGCGTTTCCCTGCCCTACCCGATGGTCGAAGTGCTCGACAAACCCCCTTCCTACGGGCTCGGCAGCCGCTTCACGGTCCGCCTGTCGCTGGTGCCGCATCTGGCGGCCATCGACTGGCAGGTCGAGATTGTCCGCTTCGAACCGCCCGAGCGCTTTGTCGACCGGCAGGTGAGTGGACCGTTTCGCTTTTGGGAGCACACCCATGCTTTTAGCGCCCTGACCCCCGATCGGACCCTGGTGGTCGAAAGCGTTCTGTTCGAATTCAACCCGCTGCTGGATGGACCGCTGCTGCGGCCGGTGCTCGAAGGGGTGTTCGCCTGGCGGACAGAGCGGCTGGTCGAGGAACTGGGCCGGCCGGGCTAG